One stretch of Passer domesticus isolate bPasDom1 chromosome 2, bPasDom1.hap1, whole genome shotgun sequence DNA includes these proteins:
- the LOC135294971 gene encoding collagen alpha-1(I) chain-like isoform X1, with protein sequence MIFKVPSNPNPPVILASCPRLCPMGPGAAPRRSPQGRGRSAGARGPPAPDGTARPLRAGGDVRGRGLPAAPQPGGPRRAPAAAPPAAAAPPPEGKRSRPGQGEGRARGRGHRPARRPQRRAGGRPPRAPLRAAVPALEVGPEGRQESRPFPRGEVPFGVCKGS encoded by the exons atgatcttcaaggtcccttccaaccccaaccctCCTGTGATTCTCGCAAGCTGTCCCCGGCTGTGCCCCATGGGCCCGGGTGCCGCCCCCCGCCGCTCTCCGCAGGGCCGCGGGCGCAGCGCTGGCGCCCGGGGACCGCCAGCTCCGGACGGGACggcccggcccctccgggccggCGGGGATGTCCGCGGCCGAGGCCTCCCTGCAGCGCCCCAGCCCGGGGGGCCTCGCCGAGCCCCGGCCGCGGCTCcgcccgcggcggcggcgcctccGCCGGAAGGGAAGCGCAGCCGCCCCGGCCAAGGGGAGGGGAGAGCGCGGGGGAGGGGAcaccgcccggcccggcgcccccagaggcgggcgggcgggcggccgcCCCGTGCTCCCCTCCGCGCTGCGGTACCTGCGCTGGAAGTCGGTCCGGAAGGGCGCCAG GAGAGCAGGCCATTCCCAAGAGGAGAGGTTCCCTTTGGTGTCTGTAAAG GCTCCTAG
- the LOC135294971 gene encoding uncharacterized protein LOC135294971 isoform X2, with protein MSAAEASLQRPSPGGLAEPRPRLRPRRRRLRRKGSAAAPAKGRGERGGGDTARPGAPRGGRAGGRPVLPSALRYLRWKSVRKGARRAGHSQEERFPLVSVKAPRVLHIHSQLTVATAETAGLQQSACPRFSPC; from the exons ATGTCCGCGGCCGAGGCCTCCCTGCAGCGCCCCAGCCCGGGGGGCCTCGCCGAGCCCCGGCCGCGGCTCcgcccgcggcggcggcgcctccGCCGGAAGGGAAGCGCAGCCGCCCCGGCCAAGGGGAGGGGAGAGCGCGGGGGAGGGGAcaccgcccggcccggcgcccccagaggcgggcgggcgggcggccgcCCCGTGCTCCCCTCCGCGCTGCGGTACCTGCGCTGGAAGTCGGTCCGGAAGGGCGCCAG GAGAGCAGGCCATTCCCAAGAGGAGAGGTTCCCTTTGGTGTCTGTAAAG GCTCCTAGAGTGTTGCATATCCACTCACAGCTGACAGTTGCTACTGCGGAAACAGCTGGATTGCAACAATCTGCATGCCCAAGGTTTAGTCCCTGCTGA